In Polaromonas sp. JS666, one genomic interval encodes:
- a CDS encoding NAD-dependent epimerase/dehydratase family protein — MRTQPRILIIGANGQLGTELSTALAERHGSYNVITSDMVPRGRHAHIAHEMLDVTDAGQLKDIVKRHGITQIYHLAAALSATGETSPTWAWNLNMGGLLNVLETARHHKLDKVFWPSSIAAFGPTTPADATPQSTVMEPRTVYGISKLAGEGWCRWYFEKHGVDVRSLRYPGLISYKTKPGGGTTDYAIDIFYSALKGERYNCFLAEDEALPMLYMDDAVRATLELMEAPAESITERGSYNLAGISFTPGEIAAEIRKHRPNFEVAYEPDFRQEIASSWPNSIDNTRAERDWKWKCKFDLPALVTDMLKHLPESSNIPSSIAHA; from the coding sequence CGCTGAGCGCCACGGCTCATACAACGTAATCACGAGTGATATGGTTCCTAGAGGCCGTCATGCGCACATCGCCCATGAAATGCTGGACGTCACCGACGCGGGGCAGCTCAAGGACATTGTGAAACGCCATGGCATTACGCAGATTTACCATCTCGCTGCGGCACTATCGGCCACCGGTGAGACCTCTCCTACGTGGGCATGGAATTTGAACATGGGCGGACTGCTCAACGTTCTGGAAACAGCACGCCACCACAAGCTGGACAAGGTGTTCTGGCCAAGCTCGATCGCGGCTTTTGGTCCCACCACACCGGCCGATGCAACGCCGCAGAGTACGGTCATGGAACCCAGGACCGTGTACGGAATCTCCAAGCTCGCTGGAGAAGGCTGGTGTCGCTGGTATTTTGAAAAGCACGGCGTGGACGTACGTAGCCTGCGCTACCCCGGCCTGATTTCGTATAAGACAAAGCCAGGCGGCGGCACGACTGACTATGCCATTGATATCTTCTATTCTGCACTTAAAGGCGAGCGATACAACTGCTTCCTTGCCGAAGACGAAGCGTTGCCGATGCTCTATATGGACGATGCGGTGCGCGCAACACTTGAATTGATGGAGGCGCCGGCGGAATCAATTACCGAGCGTGGCAGTTACAACCTGGCAGGGATTAGCTTCACGCCCGGTGAAATTGCCGCAGAAATCCGCAAGCATCGCCCGAACTTCGAGGTCGCATACGAGCCGGACTTTAGACAGGAGATTGCAAGCAGTTGGCCAAATTCAATCGACAATACACGCGCGGAACGCGACTGGAAGTGGAAATGCAAGTTTGACCTGCCCGCATTGGTGACAGATATGCTCAAGCATCTCCCTGAGTCCTCGAACATACCCTCCTCTATTGCACATGCTTAA
- a CDS encoding LysR family transcriptional regulator produces the protein MDIARLKALRELSIRQTMAAVAEALNLTPSAVSQQIAQLEEEVGVPLTERRGRGVKLTYAGEVLVSHVERIMGVLDEASSELALIRKEIAGTLRIAAFATAAAALLPPVLQALRKSYPRLQITIIEMEPSEGLAALGSWNVDLAIVDDLSVRLARMEKTVHKVRLIDDELKVVMAKNHHLAVKASIVLSELKDEEWAMDSATSFYGEFVMNLCRQAGFTPQVNAACRGSEIIAAMVASGCSVSIIPGLRLGQISQQLVARPLRPAVTRRISVAFRQGERSHPAIKVFVEQLLRTAQTMTP, from the coding sequence ATGGATATTGCACGCCTCAAAGCATTGCGAGAACTTTCAATCCGCCAAACGATGGCTGCGGTTGCTGAGGCACTAAACCTCACCCCGTCGGCTGTTTCCCAACAGATCGCCCAGCTTGAAGAGGAAGTCGGTGTTCCTCTAACCGAGCGCAGAGGCCGTGGGGTCAAGCTGACTTACGCGGGCGAAGTCTTGGTATCGCATGTGGAGCGCATCATGGGCGTTCTAGATGAGGCCAGCTCGGAGCTGGCCCTAATACGTAAAGAGATCGCCGGCACCTTGCGGATCGCCGCCTTTGCGACTGCTGCAGCGGCACTGCTCCCTCCTGTGCTGCAAGCGCTTCGAAAAAGCTATCCGCGTCTTCAGATAACAATTATTGAGATGGAGCCGTCTGAGGGTTTGGCAGCCCTTGGTTCCTGGAACGTTGATTTGGCAATAGTGGACGATCTTTCCGTCCGTTTGGCCCGTATGGAGAAGACGGTTCACAAGGTGCGCCTTATTGATGACGAGCTGAAAGTAGTGATGGCAAAGAACCATCATCTTGCGGTCAAAGCATCCATTGTCCTATCTGAGCTAAAGGATGAGGAGTGGGCGATGGATTCCGCAACTAGTTTCTATGGTGAATTCGTAATGAATCTTTGCCGCCAAGCCGGCTTCACCCCTCAGGTCAACGCCGCTTGCCGCGGCTCAGAAATCATTGCCGCGATGGTGGCATCCGGTTGCTCTGTGTCCATCATTCCCGGACTACGCCTTGGGCAGATCTCGCAGCAGTTGGTTGCTCGCCCCCTACGGCCGGCTGTGACTCGTCGAATCTCAGTAGCTTTTCGCCAAGGGGAAAGGTCGCATCCCGCCATAAAGGTTTTCGTTGAACAGCTGCTGCGCACTGCGCAAACGATGACGCCTTAA
- a CDS encoding L-serine ammonia-lyase, which yields MAVSVFDLFKIGIGPSSSHTVGPMRAARMFTQRLVNENKLDTTALVRCELYGSLGATGKGHGSGTAVLLGLSGFEPDTIDPDKIPSILERIRSTNQILLLGVHPITFDEKVDVLFFLSKTLPFHANGMTFSAFHASGELLCSYTYYSVGGGFVVSEEVAGDGSRHKTIAPDTTVLSHPFHSGDELLAIANINHCSIAEIMRRNERYWRTDAEIDRGLLNIWSVMQDCVTRGCRAEGTLPGPFKVRRRAATLQQSLLAAPKTGAKPDPLSAIDWINLYALAVNEENASGGRVVTAPTNGAAGIIPAVLHYYTGFVHGANDAGVIEFLLTAGAIGLLYKENASISGAEVGCQGEVGVACSMAAAALCAVMGGTPEQVENAAEIGMEHHLGLTCDPVGGLVQIPCIERNAIASVKAVNAARMALHGDGAHHVSLDKVIKTMRETGADMMTKYKETSRGGLAVNIIEC from the coding sequence GTGGCGGTCAGCGTTTTCGATCTTTTCAAGATAGGTATTGGCCCTTCGAGTTCACACACGGTCGGACCGATGCGTGCGGCGCGCATGTTCACGCAGCGCTTGGTGAATGAGAACAAGTTGGACACAACGGCGCTCGTGAGATGCGAGCTCTACGGATCGCTCGGCGCGACCGGCAAAGGCCATGGCAGTGGAACCGCCGTATTACTAGGGCTTTCTGGTTTTGAGCCAGACACGATCGATCCGGATAAGATTCCTTCAATCCTAGAGCGTATCCGCTCCACCAATCAGATCCTGCTGCTTGGAGTTCACCCCATCACCTTCGATGAGAAAGTGGATGTTCTCTTCTTTCTTTCTAAGACGCTTCCGTTTCATGCAAATGGCATGACGTTCTCAGCGTTTCACGCATCGGGCGAGCTCCTATGCTCGTATACATACTACTCAGTGGGCGGCGGATTTGTCGTAAGCGAAGAAGTAGCCGGCGACGGGTCTCGACACAAGACCATCGCGCCGGATACCACCGTGCTTTCACATCCTTTTCACAGTGGCGATGAGTTGCTGGCCATTGCGAACATAAACCATTGCAGCATCGCAGAGATCATGCGACGGAACGAACGGTACTGGCGGACTGACGCCGAGATTGATCGCGGCCTACTTAACATCTGGTCCGTCATGCAGGACTGCGTCACGCGTGGCTGCCGTGCTGAGGGCACACTGCCTGGACCCTTTAAGGTCCGTCGCCGTGCCGCCACTTTGCAACAGTCACTATTGGCAGCGCCAAAAACTGGTGCAAAGCCAGATCCGCTGAGCGCGATAGACTGGATTAACCTGTATGCATTGGCTGTCAACGAAGAGAATGCGTCTGGTGGGCGAGTCGTCACGGCACCGACGAACGGTGCCGCGGGCATCATCCCTGCCGTATTGCATTACTACACAGGCTTCGTGCATGGCGCCAACGATGCCGGCGTGATTGAGTTTTTACTCACCGCCGGCGCTATTGGCCTTCTTTACAAGGAGAACGCCTCCATCTCGGGAGCCGAGGTCGGTTGCCAGGGCGAGGTGGGGGTCGCATGCTCAATGGCAGCGGCCGCGCTATGCGCCGTGATGGGCGGCACGCCTGAGCAAGTCGAGAACGCCGCCGAGATCGGCATGGAACATCATCTTGGGCTGACATGCGATCCAGTGGGTGGACTGGTGCAGATTCCTTGCATTGAGAGAAACGCCATCGCGTCTGTCAAAGCCGTCAATGCCGCGCGCATGGCACTGCATGGCGACGGAGCACATCACGTGAGCCTGGACAAAGTCATCAAGACCATGCGCGAGACTGGTGCCGACATGATGACCAAGTACAAAGAGACTTCTCGCGGCGGTCTCGCAGTGAACATTATTGAGTGCTGA
- a CDS encoding glutaminase, translated as MPIDDADGLLAHIAAQVRPLLPQGQLPQYIPQLGRVDKMQFGMALLMLDGREAFVGDADVPFSIQSISKLFALMLALERVQVDQEAGATRNPFINAGALVVTDVLCSSFAQPELALLQTLRQSADDERVDIDQIVMRSERESCHRNAAIAHLLKSYGRICNSVDTVLDTYCRQCALTMNTRQIARCALPLAISGRLSAHRARERLSAVQRHSVTALMLTCGTYNAAGDFAARVGLPMKSGVGGGIVAVIPGVGSVCAWSPGLDGAGNSLAAGRAIELFAKHTGLSVLGSPARTFKAL; from the coding sequence ATGCCAATTGACGATGCCGACGGGCTCCTGGCCCACATTGCCGCGCAAGTGCGGCCCCTTCTGCCACAGGGCCAGTTGCCCCAATACATTCCACAACTGGGAAGGGTGGACAAGATGCAGTTCGGCATGGCGCTGCTCATGCTGGACGGCCGGGAAGCATTCGTCGGAGACGCTGATGTGCCGTTTTCGATTCAAAGTATTTCCAAATTGTTCGCCCTCATGCTGGCTCTCGAACGGGTGCAGGTGGATCAGGAGGCAGGTGCCACGCGCAACCCGTTCATCAATGCGGGCGCGCTTGTCGTCACCGATGTGCTTTGCTCTAGTTTTGCGCAACCTGAACTCGCACTACTCCAAACTTTGAGACAAAGCGCAGATGATGAGCGGGTAGACATTGATCAAATAGTCATGCGCTCGGAACGCGAGAGCTGCCACCGCAACGCCGCCATTGCCCACCTACTTAAAAGCTACGGCCGCATCTGCAACTCAGTCGATACGGTGCTGGATACCTATTGTCGGCAGTGCGCACTAACCATGAATACCCGCCAGATTGCCCGGTGTGCATTGCCATTGGCAATTAGCGGAAGGCTTTCAGCTCATCGCGCACGCGAAAGGCTATCAGCAGTGCAACGCCATAGCGTGACTGCGTTGATGCTCACATGCGGAACATACAACGCTGCAGGCGATTTTGCCGCGCGCGTTGGATTGCCTATGAAAAGCGGCGTGGGGGGAGGCATTGTCGCGGTCATTCCCGGGGTTGGCAGTGTGTGTGCGTGGTCGCCCGGTCTCGACGGTGCTGGCAATAGCTTGGCCGCCGGACGTGCAATTGAACTATTTGCAAAACATACAGGTTTGTCGGTACTGGGATCACCCGCAAGAACCTTTAAGGCGCTGTGA
- a CDS encoding ABC transporter substrate-binding protein, with amino-acid sequence MNHIKLAMPLILACAALAAAQPARAAQIVIGQVAPLSGPEASQGRAYAAGMQLLFNGVNKSGGVNGHTFALVSKDDGGRPEYTVRLTRKMLSEEQPAVLAGYLGNRNVSELVSAGVLEKERVALVGYRAADVRPDTPLLYNVRASLRDELGKITEHLATIGVTSLALLYEEGPGAAALIAATEEATGKSEATVVSKVSYEAGTTRVSDAIDSFIKVRPQAIILVCSGVAGARSIEQYRANGGGAQIFVYSGADMERVAKRIAEDRLSFVSTVMRGVAISHVVPNPYDVSRLAKELNEAAKGGKPDVPVSYVMMEGYIAAKVIVEAVRRQGQRPTREGMAAALESIDNLNLAGYVVGFKPGMRSGSRFVALSIISDTGKIRQ; translated from the coding sequence ATGAACCACATCAAGCTGGCAATGCCACTCATCCTGGCCTGCGCCGCACTGGCCGCTGCCCAACCGGCGCGAGCCGCGCAAATCGTCATCGGCCAGGTCGCGCCACTTTCCGGGCCTGAGGCCAGCCAGGGGCGTGCCTACGCCGCGGGCATGCAATTGCTCTTCAACGGCGTCAACAAGTCCGGCGGTGTCAATGGCCATACCTTCGCATTGGTGAGCAAGGATGACGGCGGCCGCCCCGAATACACCGTCAGGCTCACCCGGAAAATGCTCTCCGAAGAGCAACCGGCAGTGCTTGCGGGATACCTCGGCAATCGGAATGTCTCCGAACTGGTGAGTGCGGGAGTCCTGGAGAAGGAGAGAGTCGCCTTGGTGGGCTACCGCGCCGCCGATGTCCGCCCTGACACCCCTTTGCTGTACAACGTTCGCGCCAGCCTGCGGGATGAGCTCGGCAAGATCACTGAGCACCTGGCGACGATCGGGGTGACAAGCCTGGCGTTGCTTTACGAGGAGGGCCCTGGCGCCGCCGCGCTGATCGCGGCAACCGAAGAGGCCACCGGGAAAAGCGAGGCCACTGTCGTTTCGAAAGTTTCCTATGAAGCAGGCACGACTCGCGTCTCCGACGCGATCGACAGTTTCATCAAGGTCAGGCCCCAGGCGATCATTCTGGTGTGCAGTGGGGTGGCTGGCGCGCGCTCTATTGAGCAATACCGCGCGAACGGGGGCGGCGCGCAAATTTTTGTGTATTCGGGCGCCGACATGGAGCGTGTGGCGAAGCGGATCGCGGAAGATCGCCTGTCCTTCGTCTCCACCGTGATGCGAGGGGTGGCAATTTCGCATGTCGTGCCGAATCCGTACGATGTATCCAGGCTGGCTAAAGAACTTAACGAAGCGGCCAAAGGTGGAAAACCCGATGTGCCGGTGAGCTACGTCATGATGGAAGGCTACATCGCAGCGAAGGTCATTGTCGAAGCCGTGCGGCGCCAGGGCCAGCGGCCGACCCGCGAAGGCATGGCTGCGGCGCTGGAGAGCATCGATAACCTCAACCTGGCCGGGTATGTGGTCGGCTTCAAGCCTGGCATGCGCAGCGGCTCGAGGTTCGTGGCGCTTTCCATCATCAGCGACACCGGCAAGATCCGGCAATGA
- a CDS encoding RidA family protein translates to MSDIQRYESTPRLSRVVVHNGIVHLAGITSAVRDGDIIVQTKSVLDTIAARLASVGSSKEKILSAQIWLKDIDRDFAGLNTVWEAWVPADAVPTRATCEAKLAAPELLVEIIVTAAL, encoded by the coding sequence ATGTCTGACATCCAGCGCTACGAATCCACGCCCCGCCTGTCCCGCGTCGTCGTGCACAACGGCATCGTTCATCTCGCCGGCATCACCTCCGCTGTGCGTGACGGCGACATCATCGTGCAGACAAAAAGTGTGCTCGATACCATAGCCGCACGCCTGGCCAGCGTCGGCAGCAGCAAGGAAAAAATCCTGAGCGCACAGATCTGGCTCAAGGACATCGATCGCGATTTCGCCGGCCTGAACACTGTCTGGGAAGCCTGGGTTCCTGCCGATGCGGTGCCGACACGTGCTACCTGCGAAGCCAAGCTCGCTGCACCGGAACTGCTTGTGGAAATCATCGTCACGGCGGCGTTGTAA
- a CDS encoding NAD(P)/FAD-dependent oxidoreductase, which produces MRPDGTGLPLGSDVIVIGGGFHGTSSALHLSRRGAKVTLLEAEYCARHASGVNAGGVRSLGRHYAEVPLARASLGLWHSLPELIGKDLGDDAAFVASGMLQIAETPQELDKLRRRVAELNALGFTHEVIVDAQQVREIAPRLAHHVVGGIWVKDDGHAVPYRAVTAFRHAAQRLGAQFHEATPAETIERVGSQWHVTTPRGVFTAPWLVNAAGAWSGDFAAQAGDVVPMKPGGLMLMITQRVPHFVDPVLSAAGRPLSFKQFANGTVLIGGGLRCAADVVRRHGEIDFLKLSSSAQTVTDLFPHLAGINVVRAWAGVEAFMPDEIPVISLSRHAPQLVHAFGFSAHGFELGPIGGQIVSELVFDGRSTLPIAPFAVDRFAPAAVH; this is translated from the coding sequence ATGAGGCCTGATGGCACCGGGCTGCCGCTGGGCAGCGACGTCATCGTCATAGGTGGCGGTTTCCACGGCACCTCCAGCGCATTGCACCTTTCGCGCCGCGGCGCGAAGGTCACGTTGCTGGAAGCCGAGTACTGCGCGCGCCATGCTTCGGGCGTCAATGCGGGTGGTGTGCGAAGCCTGGGTCGCCACTATGCCGAGGTGCCCCTGGCGCGCGCCTCGCTTGGCCTGTGGCACAGCTTGCCCGAGCTTATCGGTAAAGACCTGGGCGACGACGCGGCCTTCGTGGCCAGCGGCATGCTGCAGATCGCCGAAACACCGCAGGAACTGGACAAGCTCCGCCGCCGCGTGGCCGAGCTGAACGCGCTCGGCTTCACCCACGAAGTCATCGTCGACGCGCAGCAGGTGCGCGAGATCGCGCCGCGACTGGCGCATCACGTGGTCGGCGGCATCTGGGTTAAGGACGACGGCCATGCCGTGCCTTACCGCGCCGTCACGGCCTTTCGCCATGCCGCGCAGCGGCTGGGCGCGCAGTTTCATGAAGCCACGCCTGCGGAGACGATCGAACGCGTGGGCAGCCAATGGCACGTCACCACGCCGCGCGGCGTCTTCACCGCGCCGTGGCTGGTGAATGCGGCTGGCGCCTGGTCTGGCGACTTCGCCGCGCAGGCGGGCGACGTGGTGCCGATGAAGCCCGGCGGGCTGATGCTGATGATCACGCAGCGTGTGCCGCACTTCGTCGATCCGGTGCTGAGCGCGGCCGGCCGTCCGCTGTCCTTCAAGCAGTTCGCCAACGGCACCGTGCTCATAGGCGGCGGCCTGCGCTGCGCGGCCGACGTGGTGCGCCGCCATGGCGAGATCGACTTCCTCAAGCTTTCGTCGAGCGCACAGACCGTGACCGACCTGTTCCCGCACCTGGCCGGCATTAACGTCGTGCGCGCCTGGGCCGGCGTCGAGGCCTTTATGCCCGACGAGATCCCCGTCATCAGCCTGAGCCGCCATGCGCCTCAACTGGTGCACGCTTTCGGTTTCTCGGCCCACGGCTTCGAGCTCGGTCCCATCGGCGGGCAGATCGTTTCCGAACTGGTGTTCGATGGGCGCAGCACCTTGCCGATCGCGCCGTTTGCCGTGGACCGGTTCGCCCCGGCCGCCGTGCATTGA
- a CDS encoding NAD(P)/FAD-dependent oxidoreductase, whose amino-acid sequence MAFETSSRMAPGRPADMVDIAIIGAGPAGMAAAIAARKHGASVMLLDEQPAAGGQIYRGITDVPARRLDILGPDYAAGAALARDFTASGARHITGAAVWQVTAERKVHYLQDGGVRSVQAGCVLLCTGAMERPFPIPGWTLPGVLTAGAAQILLKGSGMAPTQPVVLAGCGPLLYLLGWQYVRAGVPIAAIIDTTDGADYRRAIRHAGGALAGWRYLKKGLSLMAALKKSGAPFYRGATGLHVLGNGKASGLGFVSGGTLRKVDSPLVLLHQGVVPNTQFSWSLRARHAWDEAQLCWSPVTDAWGELDVPGIFVAGDSGGIGGARVAALQGELAGLAAAAQIGKLAVHTRDSLAEPLRAEMREHLFIRPFLDALYRPKKANRIPADGTIVCRCEEVTAGDIRGYVEIGCTGPNQAKSFGRCGMGPCQGRQCGLTVTEVIADARGVSPGETGYFRIRPPIKPITLGELAHEA is encoded by the coding sequence ATGGCGTTTGAAACATCATCCCGGATGGCGCCCGGCCGGCCAGCTGACATGGTTGATATCGCCATCATCGGCGCTGGCCCCGCCGGCATGGCCGCGGCCATCGCCGCGCGTAAACACGGCGCCAGTGTCATGCTGCTCGACGAACAGCCCGCCGCTGGCGGCCAGATCTACCGCGGCATCACCGATGTGCCCGCCAGGCGCCTGGACATTCTCGGGCCTGATTACGCCGCCGGTGCGGCGCTGGCCAGGGACTTCACCGCCAGCGGCGCCCGCCACATCACCGGCGCCGCCGTCTGGCAGGTCACGGCCGAACGCAAAGTGCACTACCTGCAGGACGGCGGTGTGCGTTCCGTCCAGGCCGGTTGCGTGCTGCTGTGCACCGGCGCTATGGAGCGGCCCTTTCCCATCCCGGGCTGGACTCTACCCGGCGTGCTGACGGCCGGTGCCGCGCAGATCCTGCTCAAGGGCTCGGGCATGGCGCCCACGCAGCCTGTGGTACTGGCGGGCTGCGGCCCGCTGCTCTACCTGCTCGGCTGGCAATACGTCCGCGCCGGTGTGCCGATCGCGGCCATCATCGACACCACCGACGGCGCCGACTACCGCCGCGCCATCCGCCATGCGGGCGGCGCGCTGGCCGGCTGGCGCTACCTCAAGAAAGGCCTCTCGCTCATGGCCGCACTGAAGAAGTCCGGCGCGCCGTTCTACAGGGGCGCGACCGGGCTGCACGTGCTGGGCAATGGCAAAGCCAGCGGCCTGGGTTTTGTCAGCGGCGGCACGCTGCGCAAGGTGGACAGCCCGCTGGTGCTGCTGCACCAGGGCGTGGTGCCGAACACCCAGTTCTCCTGGTCGCTGCGCGCCCGGCACGCATGGGACGAGGCCCAGCTCTGCTGGTCGCCCGTCACTGACGCCTGGGGCGAGCTCGATGTGCCCGGCATCTTCGTCGCGGGCGACAGCGGCGGCATCGGCGGCGCCCGCGTGGCCGCGCTGCAGGGCGAACTCGCCGGGCTGGCCGCCGCCGCACAAATCGGCAAGCTGGCCGTCCACACACGGGATAGCCTGGCCGAGCCGCTGCGCGCCGAGATGCGTGAGCACCTGTTCATCCGGCCTTTCCTTGATGCACTGTACCGCCCGAAGAAGGCCAATCGCATTCCGGCCGACGGCACCATCGTCTGCCGTTGCGAAGAAGTCACCGCCGGCGACATCCGCGGCTATGTCGAGATCGGTTGTACCGGCCCCAACCAGGCCAAGAGCTTCGGCCGCTGCGGCATGGGGCCGTGCCAGGGTCGGCAGTGTGGCCTGACGGTGACCGAGGTGATCGCCGATGCGCGCGGCGTGTCGCCCGGCGAGACCGGCTACTTTCGCATACGTCCGCCGATCAAGCCGATCACACTTGGAGAGCTTGCGCATGAGGCCTGA
- a CDS encoding (2Fe-2S)-binding protein has translation MPTDSFFQPLAQAGASTAATIAVTLNGQPLQVPVGSSVAAALLAAGVNRFRNSPVSGEGRAPYCMMGVCFECLLEINGVPNRQGCLVPLEAGMAIRTQDGMRDLLAEAKDPAMALAQAMEAPHGV, from the coding sequence ATGCCCACTGATTCCTTCTTCCAACCGCTGGCCCAGGCCGGCGCCTCCACGGCGGCGACCATCGCCGTAACCCTCAACGGCCAGCCGCTGCAGGTGCCCGTGGGCTCCAGCGTGGCGGCCGCCCTGCTAGCTGCCGGCGTTAATCGCTTTCGTAATTCGCCGGTGTCGGGCGAGGGCCGCGCACCTTACTGCATGATGGGCGTGTGCTTTGAATGCCTGCTGGAAATCAACGGCGTGCCCAACCGCCAGGGCTGCCTGGTGCCGCTGGAGGCCGGCATGGCCATCCGTACCCAGGACGGTATGCGCGACCTGCTTGCCGAAGCCAAAGACCCGGCCATGGCTCTCGCCCAGGCGATGGAGGCACCCCATGGCGTTTGA
- a CDS encoding NAD(P)/FAD-dependent oxidoreductase — MANTTTPNNNSDVIVIGGGLVGSAVAYGLARQGAQVTLLDEGDQAFRASRGNFGLVWVQGKGYGMTPYARWTRSSAALWPQLAQALLDDTDIDVRLEQPGGFCFTFSDEEQEERRKRMQAIQDELAGDYPFEMLDRQEVIARVPALGPAVTGASYTPMDGHTNPLKLLRALHEANFKRRVHYVSGQPVKSVVAQPRAGGCLFTVEGRWQAPRMVLAAGLGNRGLAERLGLHAPVVPNRGQVLIGERTARFLDYPTLNVRQTDEGTIQLGDSMEEVGFDDNVTTGVLANIAQRGVRTFPVLAGLRLVRAWSALRVMSPDGFPIYDESTRHPGAFVTTCHSGVTLAAAHAFRVAPWVGGAPRPEEIGVFQGDRFLNPNYRPSHAH; from the coding sequence ATGGCGAACACCACAACCCCCAACAACAATAGCGACGTCATCGTCATCGGCGGCGGTCTCGTCGGCAGCGCCGTGGCTTATGGCCTGGCGCGCCAAGGCGCCCAGGTCACCCTGCTCGACGAAGGCGACCAGGCCTTCCGCGCCTCACGCGGCAACTTCGGCTTGGTCTGGGTGCAGGGAAAAGGCTACGGCATGACGCCGTATGCCCGCTGGACGCGATCTTCAGCCGCTCTCTGGCCGCAGCTTGCACAGGCGCTGCTGGATGACACCGACATCGATGTGCGCCTGGAGCAGCCCGGCGGCTTCTGCTTCACCTTCTCCGACGAAGAGCAGGAGGAGCGCCGAAAACGCATGCAGGCCATCCAGGACGAACTCGCGGGCGACTATCCCTTCGAGATGCTGGACCGGCAGGAGGTCATCGCCCGCGTGCCGGCCCTGGGCCCCGCCGTGACCGGCGCAAGCTACACGCCCATGGACGGCCACACCAACCCGCTCAAGCTGCTGCGCGCCCTGCACGAGGCCAACTTCAAGCGCCGCGTCCACTACGTCAGCGGCCAGCCGGTGAAAAGCGTGGTGGCCCAGCCGCGCGCCGGCGGCTGCCTTTTTACCGTCGAAGGCCGCTGGCAGGCGCCGCGTATGGTTCTCGCCGCCGGCCTCGGCAACCGGGGCCTGGCCGAGCGGCTCGGCCTGCATGCGCCCGTGGTGCCCAACCGCGGCCAGGTGCTCATCGGCGAGCGCACCGCGCGCTTTCTGGACTACCCCACGCTCAATGTGCGGCAGACCGACGAAGGCACCATCCAGCTCGGCGACTCGATGGAAGAGGTGGGCTTCGACGACAACGTCACGACCGGCGTGCTGGCCAACATCGCCCAGCGCGGCGTGCGCACCTTTCCTGTGCTCGCCGGCCTGCGCCTCGTGCGGGCCTGGAGCGCCCTGCGTGTCATGAGCCCCGACGGCTTTCCCATCTACGACGAGTCGACCCGGCACCCCGGCGCTTTCGTCACCACCTGCCACAGCGGCGTCACGCTCGCTGCCGCGCACGCATTCCGCGTCGCACCCTGGGTCGGCGGTGCGCCGCGGCCCGAAGAGATCGGCGTCTTCCAGGGCGACCGTTTTTTGAACCCCAACTACCGCCCCAGCCATGCCCACTGA
- a CDS encoding ABC transporter permease, with amino-acid sequence MRKNGFFSLLYHALFIGFIIAPLVVVMLVSFTSKGFISMPFSEGFSLRWFRAIFDSTEIIRAFWFSLWLGLASATVAIALAVPGALALTRYRFAGRGVLVGFFMSPLMIPHVVLGVAFLRFFTTINVTGSFAWLAATHVIVIIPYALRLVLSSATGLDRDAERAALSLGASPFTAFRRVVLPLILPGVAGGWMLAFIQSFDELTMTVFVATPGTTTLPVAMYNQIAQTIDPLVAAVATVLIVGTLVVMVAMDRLVGLDRVLIGKN; translated from the coding sequence ATGCGCAAGAACGGTTTCTTCTCATTGCTCTACCACGCCCTGTTCATCGGCTTCATCATCGCGCCACTGGTGGTGGTGATGCTGGTGTCCTTCACCAGCAAGGGCTTCATCTCCATGCCTTTCTCCGAAGGTTTTTCGCTGCGCTGGTTCCGCGCCATCTTCGACTCGACCGAGATCATCCGCGCCTTCTGGTTCTCGCTCTGGCTGGGCCTGGCCTCGGCCACCGTCGCCATCGCGCTGGCCGTGCCGGGGGCGCTGGCGCTGACCCGCTACAGGTTCGCCGGCCGCGGCGTGCTGGTGGGCTTTTTCATGTCGCCGCTGATGATCCCGCACGTGGTGCTGGGCGTGGCCTTCCTGCGCTTCTTCACGACGATCAACGTGACCGGCTCATTCGCCTGGCTGGCCGCCACCCACGTCATCGTGATCATTCCCTATGCGCTGCGGCTGGTGCTGTCGTCGGCCACCGGGCTGGACCGCGATGCCGAGCGCGCCGCGCTGTCGCTGGGGGCTTCCCCTTTCACCGCCTTCCGGCGCGTGGTGCTGCCGCTCATCCTGCCGGGCGTGGCCGGCGGCTGGATGCTGGCTTTCATTCAGAGCTTTGACGAGCTCACGATGACGGTCTTCGTCGCCACGCCGGGCACCACCACGCTGCCCGTCGCCATGTACAACCAGATCGCCCAGACCATAGACCCCCTGGTGGCCGCGGTGGCCACCGTGCTCATCGTCGGCACGCTCGTCGTGATGGTCGCCATGGACCGCCTCGTCGGCCTGGACCGCGTGCTGATCGGCAAGAACTGA